A window from Aminiphilus circumscriptus DSM 16581 encodes these proteins:
- a CDS encoding IS256 family transposase — MKALFGNETDALKTLMKEVLQEILDGEMTELLGAERHERNTERTGYRSGYYTRSLVTRIGKLELRIPRDRNGEFSTALFERYQRSEKALVAALAEMYVQGVSTRKVTAITEELCGHRFSASSISAINKGLDEALSRFANRPLDEEYPYLILDARYEKVRENGVIRSQAVQIAIGINREGQRQILAVELAPRETASSWKEFLLGLKLRGLRGVEFVVSDDHAGLRSAIGETLLEASWQRCYVHFLRNALDHLPRKADDDCLQELRWIYDRRDIMEAHRDLTSWITKWQRKYPKLVDWVEENIEETLTFYRLPRAHHKHLKSTNMLERLNEEIKRRTRVVRIFPNTDACQRLIRALCVETHEAWLESSRYLNMDLLIEHKKALLEKCG, encoded by the coding sequence ATGAAAGCCCTTTTCGGGAACGAAACGGACGCCCTGAAGACCCTGATGAAGGAAGTGCTGCAAGAAATCCTTGACGGGGAAATGACGGAACTCCTTGGAGCCGAACGACATGAGCGCAACACAGAACGTACGGGTTATCGGTCAGGCTACTATACCCGAAGTCTGGTCACGCGAATCGGCAAGCTGGAACTGCGGATTCCCAGAGACCGCAACGGAGAATTCTCCACGGCACTGTTCGAGCGTTATCAGCGCAGTGAGAAGGCATTGGTGGCGGCTCTGGCGGAAATGTATGTGCAGGGCGTGTCCACGCGCAAAGTGACGGCGATCACCGAGGAATTGTGCGGACATCGTTTTTCCGCGAGCAGCATCAGCGCCATCAACAAAGGTCTCGATGAAGCCCTGTCTCGTTTTGCGAACCGTCCCCTTGACGAAGAGTACCCGTATTTGATTCTGGATGCTCGCTACGAGAAAGTTCGCGAGAACGGAGTTATCCGTTCCCAGGCGGTACAGATCGCCATCGGAATCAACCGGGAGGGGCAGCGGCAGATCTTGGCGGTGGAATTGGCTCCCCGTGAAACGGCAAGCAGTTGGAAAGAGTTTCTTCTCGGGCTCAAGCTACGGGGTTTGCGCGGTGTCGAATTCGTGGTATCCGACGACCACGCAGGACTTCGTTCGGCCATCGGAGAGACCCTGCTCGAAGCATCTTGGCAGCGTTGCTACGTCCATTTTCTGCGGAATGCTCTGGATCATCTGCCCCGTAAGGCCGATGACGATTGTCTCCAGGAACTCCGCTGGATCTACGACCGCCGGGACATTATGGAGGCCCACCGGGATCTGACGTCCTGGATCACCAAATGGCAGAGGAAATATCCGAAGCTTGTTGACTGGGTGGAGGAGAACATAGAGGAGACGCTGACCTTCTACCGGCTTCCCAGAGCACATCACAAGCATCTGAAGTCAACCAACATGCTGGAACGGCTCAACGAAGAGATCAAGAGAAGGACCCGGGTCGTCCGTATCTTCCCAAACACCGATGCATGTCAGCGCCTGATACGGGCACTTTGCGTCGAAACCCACGAGGCGTGGCTGGAGTCCAGTCGCTACCTCAACATGGACCTGTTGATCGAACACAAAAAGGCACTCTTGGAAAAGTGTGGCTAA